The genomic window ATGACATCCATGCATTACATCCTTCAATGCCAGTGCCCAGGAAAGTGAGAGCAGGGGCCATACAAATGCTAAATGACAcccagcagctcactgctgcttgGCTGTGCAGCCCTCCGGTTCAGCAGGTAGGGAAGGATTTGGGAGGTAGGactgggagcaggggaagcaggACTAGATTTCTGGAGGCAAGGCTTaagcagagaacaaaaaggCCAGTGGGACCAAATTCTAAGTGAAAGAGTGACTGCAGGCCTAAACCCTCAGCATTCGTTAGAACTTAGTGTTGGGAAAAATGCTTCAAATACATTGACAGGTATAAATGAAGCTGGGACCAAATTTTCCTCCCAATTCCTGGATGTCTTCACCCTAggacaggttaaaaaaaaaaaaaaacaaacatgcatcTGTTGAGACTGCTTCATGGGTAAGCCAAAAGGTACTGACCTCGCTGAATGGTTGTGGctcataaaacaaagcaaacttaGGGGCTTGAAGCTTGTTCTCCTCCCTGCCTGGTAGGACAAGACTTGGAGCTGCTGGCCCCTACCTCCTAGCCCAGCCTTTTCTCATGCTTTGGTTTCCAAAACAGACGTACAATCCGTTTGCCTGTAGGAGATATTTAAAAGGGCTCTATACATACACCACAAACGTAAGCTCAGTTCTGCAAGCCGCTCCATCCCCTTGACACGTGGATAGTCAGAGAAAATACGCAGGAAGCTGCTGCCTACAGTGGCAGAGGCTGAAGTGGTCCAAAAAGCAATGTATTTCCCCATGGGGGAAAAATGTGATAAGTGAAGAGAAATCAGTGCAACCTGACTTCGTCATGTAAACAGTGTTCTAGCTACACCAGATATAAGGCCAGTGTATTCTGGTGCCTCCTATTTTTGTAACGGTGGAAACAGAACTGCGTTGTGTAAACAATGTTCACTGTATTGAGTTTAACCTAAAGGCTCCGCAAAGAAGAATGAGGTGACGTGTCTGAACTCTGTATGTAAACGGTCTTTTGTTTAACACTGATGTGGAGTCATCTGTATTCGGTGGAGTAAGCTGTATTGGGTGAGAGGATGAGAGGTAGTGGGGAAGGACAGCTTCTTCCCCATTGGCTTCATACAGAGCGGGTATCCTGACTTCTCCTTCTCCATGTGAAGGTATTAACTGCTTTGCCAGAATAGCAGTGTGATAACATGAAATGGAAGCTGGACTCTTCAAACGTTTAGCCCGAGATGAAAGAGTCTCAACTCCTTCTCAGGGACAGTCCCTTCCCAAAGAGGAACATAGCTCCAGGATCTCGGGGAAGGTCAGTGCTAAGTGTGGCTCCTGATTCACAGatttaaaaattacataaaatatatCCAGTCTATTAGATGAAAACTTTTCGCTGTACAGGACTGAGACTGGCATGGGAATATCTGCTGTTCAAGTCTTACAAGTGCTCCTGCCAGAGATCAGAAACCTCCTGTCTGAATCAGCTTTGCAAAGCTTTCAGACCCCAAAGGGAAGTAAGAATTGTGCGTTTTTAAGGCTCTCCACAAAAGGGTGACTGAAAGATCTGTTCTCCAGTGCTATGTTCAGCTTATTGGAATGCCTGGTGGAAACGTGGCAGCGTGGTTGTGCTCAAGCTTGAGGTGAAGACAGGGGGCAGTGAGTGAAGGGGCCCAAAGTTCAGTGAGGCCCCAGTTCCAGGAGATTCTTGAGGTTGATGTTGCAAAGTGGAAAGCAGTGGCTGTGTCTCCCCCTGTGAGTAGCCCATGACTAATCCCCCTGAAGATACAGGTGGATTGCAAGGAGGAAGATTTAGGGGGAGGAAGCcaagaagatgagaaaagtCCATGTTAGCAGCACAGAGAGCCTCTGAAAGGTTAGCAGGGCTCTTGGAAAGCAAAGCCTCATCCAGATGGGGTGGCTGAGGCGAAGAGGACTGAGGCTCACCAGATGAGAGAGACAGGCTGCCAGGGAAGTCTGACAAAAAGCTGTCCACCTCTACTTTGGGTAGTTTCTCAGGCAAATATGAGGTAGATCCAAGCTGATACTTTGGAGGAGGTTGCGGTGGGGAAGAGATGGGAGAAGACGATTCCAGAGGATAACTCATTCCCATTGGAAGAGAATTGGGAACCAAAGAATGGGGCATCCCTGAGCTTGGCATGGTTTGGAGATGCGTACTGTACATGCCCACAGGCAACATGCCAGGGAAGCTCTTACCACCTATCATGTCTCTGGATGCCATACACAGGACGGGACTCAGCTCTTCTTTTACCGCTACAGACGAGCTGCAGCTTAGAAGACCCAGCATGTCAACTGGCTCTGTCTTTATCTTCAGCAGTTCCTGGGAGTGGCTTTTCTTCATGTGCCTGGTCAGATGATCCTTCCGCCCAAACCTCTGAGCACAGTACTGGCACAGGAAGTCCTTCCGCCCCGTGTGCACTACCAAGTGTCTCCGCACATCTTTCCGGGTGTAGAAGCGTCTGTCGCAGTGGTCACACGGATGCTTCTTTTCCTTCGCTCCACCAGAAGCTCGTCTAGAATGAGCTTTGAGGTGCTCCAGCAGGACTTGGGTACTTTCAAATGTCTGGAGGCACACCTTGCAGCTGAGATCGCCGCTGGCGGCAGCGTGCATGGCCAGATGTCGCCTGAAGCCGAGCTTTGTGTTGTAGTTCTTGCCACACTCGGGACAGTGGAGGGCCTCCTTGTTGGGATCGTGGGTCTGCAGGTGGTTGCGAAGGTGATCTTTCCGGTGAAACATCTTCTCACAGTACATACACTGATGAGGCTTCTGAGCAGAGTGAGTGGCCATATGCCTTTtgggagaaaagcaggaaagttTAGATTGGTGTCCAACCCCTAAGAGAATGCGTGCTACTTGTTCAAAATGTTCCACGTGTTCTATGCTTTATGCCATAAAAATCCCAAGTGGCATTTTAACTCTACTAACCAATGCAGAACTGGCAGCctgggcagcaggcacagaagCACAGCATTTCAAGCACTGGTAGATGAGGCTGTCCCAGCAGTACCTGTCCTCCCTAGAAGGCATCAGTTCTGCAGACGAACACTTCAGTTGCCTACTCGGTTCCTGTTCTTTAAGTTGAGGCTATCAAAGGGGGAAATGACAATGATAATTTATGACAAGAAATGCTTGTTTGCTGATGAGATGGTTTCATTTCATCAGGAAGCATCAGACTGTGTCGCTGTCTGTTGACAGCTAATATGGACTGATTTTATCTCGGTATTTTATACTGTCTGACACCGTGGTTCATCTCATCTTCAAGTTCCTAGTGGAACTTTAATTATTCTATCTAATATTTCAGTGCATAAATGGGAGCTCTACTTCATGCTAGATCAATAGTgccaaagaaatatttctgtgattaAAGTTACAAAGGTAGAGCTTAACAAACAtgaatgctatttttcttttcatattgttttttaatctgtgaACTTCAATTTCTGCTTCAATTTCCTCCTctagtaaaacaaaaaacatcttgAGCTCAGGATAAACTATTATCTGAAGTTCTCTACAAGGTGCTTAAAGAGATGCCAAGTATGGTAATGTCTGGGACT from Gallus gallus isolate bGalGal1 chromosome 20, bGalGal1.mat.broiler.GRCg7b, whole genome shotgun sequence includes these protein-coding regions:
- the PLAGL2 gene encoding zinc finger protein PLAGL2 encodes the protein MTAFFPSVPNWIQDAKQEEDETGWKLVPRPRGEETESQGKCQCEISETSFTNVDKLRTHTLSHTEQKPYNCPQLHCGKAFASKYKLYRHMATHSAQKPHQCMYCEKMFHRKDHLRNHLQTHDPNKEALHCPECGKNYNTKLGFRRHLAMHAAASGDLSCKVCLQTFESTQVLLEHLKAHSRRASGGAKEKKHPCDHCDRRFYTRKDVRRHLVVHTGRKDFLCQYCAQRFGRKDHLTRHMKKSHSQELLKIKTEPVDMLGLLSCSSSVAVKEELSPVLCMASRDMIGGKSFPGMLPVGMYSTHLQTMPSSGMPHSLVPNSLPMGMSYPLESSSPISSPPQPPPKYQLGSTSYLPEKLPKVEVDSFLSDFPGSLSLSSGEPQSSSPQPPHLDEALLSKSPANLSEALCAANMDFSHLLGFLPLNLPPCNPPVSSGGLVMGYSQGETQPLLSTLQHQPQESPGTGASLNFGPLHSLPPVFTSSLSTTTLPRFHQAFQ